One genomic region from Mesorhizobium terrae encodes:
- a CDS encoding TrbC/VirB2 family protein, translating to MRKKLRCLSLTALVFLLAAPAYAAGSGMPWEQPLQQILQSVQGPVAKIIAVIIIITTGLTLAFGDTGGGFRRLIQIVFGLSIAFAASSFFLSFFSFDGGALV from the coding sequence ATGCGCAAGAAGCTTCGCTGCCTTTCGTTAACCGCGCTCGTATTTCTGCTCGCAGCGCCGGCTTACGCTGCCGGCTCCGGCATGCCTTGGGAACAGCCGCTGCAACAGATCCTGCAGTCGGTTCAGGGACCGGTGGCGAAGATCATCGCGGTCATCATCATCATCACCACGGGCCTGACTCTTGCTTTTGGAGACACGGGGGGCGGTTTCCGCCGGCTTATCCAGATCGTCTTCGGCCTGTCGATCGCATTCGCGGCATCGAGCTTCTTCCTCTCCTTCTTTTCCTTCGACGGCGGAGCGCTGGTTTGA
- a CDS encoding DUF2274 domain-containing protein encodes MSNLKLGKLPDRTPSKITISISADLSQALNDYAAVYRQTYGQSETLAELIPFMLGVFLESDRVFVKARREGLRSSGNRTKGEI; translated from the coding sequence ATGTCGAATCTGAAACTCGGGAAGTTGCCGGACCGGACACCATCCAAAATCACCATCAGCATAAGCGCTGACCTGAGCCAGGCGCTCAACGACTACGCAGCAGTTTACCGCCAGACCTATGGCCAATCGGAAACGCTGGCAGAGCTCATACCATTTATGCTCGGCGTATTCCTTGAAAGCGACCGGGTTTTTGTGAAAGCGAGACGGGAAGGTCTTCGGAGTTCGGGCAACCGGACGAAAGGCGAAATATGA
- the trbJ gene encoding P-type conjugative transfer protein TrbJ produces the protein MTRRRFLCSLFAVSLIAKSMAGSIQPAHARIVFDPSNYAQNVLTAARSLEQINNQIQSLQNQATMLQNMARNLQRLDFSSLGQLTGALHRIDGLMDQAGGLSFDLDKLQGQWRSQYPESYDASIKISDVAGAARGRWQNAMQAFRQTMSVQSQIVENVRSDGDLLADLVSRSQSAAGALQASQATNQLIALSTKQQMQIQTLLATQFRAEVEDAARKAQSEEAARQMTKRFLGSGAAYRGN, from the coding sequence ATGACGCGGCGCCGTTTTCTCTGCAGCCTGTTTGCCGTTTCGCTGATCGCCAAGTCGATGGCTGGTTCCATCCAGCCTGCTCATGCCCGCATCGTGTTCGATCCGTCGAATTACGCGCAAAATGTTCTGACGGCGGCGCGTTCGCTGGAACAGATCAACAACCAGATCCAGTCGCTTCAAAACCAGGCGACCATGCTGCAGAACATGGCGCGTAATCTTCAGCGCCTGGATTTTTCGTCACTTGGCCAGCTCACCGGCGCGCTTCATCGCATCGATGGATTGATGGACCAGGCCGGTGGCCTGAGCTTCGATCTCGACAAGCTTCAAGGCCAATGGCGCAGCCAGTATCCGGAAAGCTATGACGCTTCGATCAAGATCAGCGATGTAGCGGGTGCTGCACGCGGGCGCTGGCAAAACGCCATGCAGGCGTTTCGCCAGACCATGAGCGTGCAGTCGCAGATCGTCGAGAATGTGCGCAGTGACGGCGACCTGCTTGCCGATCTTGTCAGCCGCAGCCAGAGTGCTGCGGGCGCGCTTCAGGCAAGCCAGGCCACCAACCAGCTGATCGCGCTTTCCACCAAACAACAGATGCAGATCCAGACTCTGCTTGCGACGCAGTTTCGGGCGGAGGTCGAGGATGCCGCCCGCAAGGCGCAATCTGAAGAGGCCGCCCGCCAGATGACAAAGCGCTTTCTCGGTTCTGGCGCTGCCTATCGCGGCAACTGA
- a CDS encoding TrbI/VirB10 family protein, with protein MIDTSRSNLPPKLDPEKLQLRGSPRRAVRFRRGVIVTIAAVGSGTVFGVTMFALRGPALHLKQQVEELYNTDRKPTAEGLDALPKDYSGIRRKAPVLGPPLPGDLGRPILEHQRQLGIAPGNSLTDEGQRLAQQAIEARESKVLFQIENRFSQVAGGGQSVAESFKAQPPSEATVASASVAPAEGDQGNQQRKLDFVGQQNKSDIYNSHALQTPASPYQLMAGSVIAASLITGIKSDLPGLVVAQVTENVHDTVTGSILLVPQGSRLIGSYDSVVAFGQKRALLVWHRILMPDGSSIEIDNLPATDTAGYAGLEDEVDFHTWQVIKGVALATLLGVGTELRFGDSESDLVKAIRESAQQNVSRAGQRITEKNLNIQPTITVRPGWPLRVIVCKDLVLRPYPNSEQE; from the coding sequence ATGATCGACACTTCCCGCTCCAATCTTCCGCCGAAGCTCGATCCTGAAAAATTGCAGTTGCGAGGTTCGCCGCGACGCGCCGTGCGGTTCCGGCGCGGCGTGATTGTTACGATTGCAGCCGTTGGGTCTGGCACCGTCTTTGGCGTGACCATGTTCGCGCTGCGGGGGCCGGCACTTCATCTGAAGCAGCAGGTCGAAGAGTTATACAACACTGACCGCAAGCCAACGGCCGAGGGGCTTGATGCCCTGCCCAAGGATTATTCCGGGATCAGGCGGAAGGCTCCCGTTCTGGGGCCACCTCTACCGGGGGACTTGGGGCGTCCGATCCTGGAACATCAACGCCAGCTCGGTATCGCGCCAGGGAACTCCCTCACTGATGAGGGGCAACGTCTTGCACAGCAGGCGATCGAGGCACGCGAGTCGAAAGTCCTCTTTCAAATTGAAAATCGTTTCAGCCAGGTGGCCGGTGGCGGGCAAAGCGTAGCGGAGTCCTTTAAAGCGCAGCCGCCGTCGGAAGCGACGGTCGCTTCAGCTTCCGTGGCACCGGCTGAAGGCGATCAAGGCAACCAGCAGCGCAAACTCGATTTTGTCGGTCAGCAGAACAAGAGTGACATCTACAATTCACACGCCCTGCAGACGCCGGCGTCACCCTATCAGTTGATGGCCGGCAGCGTGATCGCGGCAAGCCTGATCACTGGCATCAAATCCGACTTGCCAGGTCTGGTCGTCGCACAGGTCACCGAAAATGTGCACGACACAGTGACCGGCAGTATCCTGCTCGTTCCACAGGGTTCCCGACTGATCGGCTCCTATGACAGCGTCGTTGCCTTCGGGCAAAAACGCGCGCTCCTGGTCTGGCACCGCATTTTGATGCCAGACGGCTCGTCCATAGAAATCGACAATCTGCCGGCGACCGACACCGCCGGTTATGCCGGGCTCGAGGACGAGGTGGATTTCCACACCTGGCAGGTGATCAAGGGCGTCGCGCTTGCCACCTTGCTGGGTGTCGGCACGGAATTGAGGTTCGGCGACAGCGAAAGCGATCTGGTCAAGGCAATACGCGAATCCGCTCAGCAAAATGTCAGCCGGGCCGGCCAGCGCATCACCGAGAAGAACTTGAATATCCAGCCTACGATCACTGTCCGCCCTGGCTGGCCGCTGCGCGTCATCGTGTGCAAGGATCTGGTGCTGCGGCCTTACCCAAACTCAGAGCAGGAGTAG
- the trbE gene encoding conjugal transfer protein TrbE encodes MLNLSEYRRKADRLADHLPWAALIGPGIVLNKDGSFQRSFRFRGPDLESATEAELVGICARANNALKRLGSGWALFFEAERAEALGYPASHFPDAASWLVDEERRAAFEGKVAHFESFYHLTLLFIPPPDAQARAESAFVESHHLEGERNWRQEFAQFRGETDRVLDLLSGLMPEISALDDAETLTYLHGTISPHRHPVVVPETPMYLDALLVDAPLTGGLEPMLGEHHLRTLTVLGFPNLTRPGILDALNHQDFTYRWMTRFIPLDKAEATKALTRLRRQWFAKRKSIAAILREVVTNEPVPLVDSDADNKALDADAALQALGGDHVGFGYLTTTVTVKDKDHHAAAEKLRAVERIINGLGFTTIRESVNAVEAWLGSLPGHVYANVRQPLIHTLNLAHLMPLSSVWAGPATNAYIAKVTGRSAPPLFVAETSGSTPFRLSTHVDDVGHMLIVGPTGAGKSVLLALIALQFRRYADAQVYVFDKGNSARAATLAMGGGHHALGADGALSFQPLRDIGDQAARSWAAEWIANLITHENVTATPEVKEAIWSALTSLTTAPAQERTLTGLSLLLQSNALKSALLPYTLDGPFGRLLDADDDRLALSDVQCFETEELMHQQSAVLPVLTYLFHRLEKRFDGRPTLLILDEAWVYLDNPLFAARIREWLKVLRKKNVSVIFATQSLADISGSTIAPAIIESCPQRIFLPNDRAVEPQARTAYERFGLNERQIDLIARATPKRHYYLQSRRGNRLIELGLGPIALALCGASDPASQALIDGILSEHGREGFASRFLNARGLDWAAELLRQFPQPDKEQSP; translated from the coding sequence ATGCTGAACCTTTCGGAATATCGCAGAAAGGCCGACCGGCTTGCCGACCATTTGCCCTGGGCCGCTCTGATCGGGCCAGGCATCGTGCTCAACAAGGACGGCAGCTTTCAGCGCAGCTTCCGATTTCGAGGTCCTGATCTTGAAAGCGCGACGGAAGCCGAGCTCGTCGGGATATGTGCGCGTGCAAACAATGCGCTCAAGAGGCTTGGCTCCGGCTGGGCGTTGTTTTTCGAGGCCGAGCGCGCCGAAGCGCTTGGCTATCCGGCCTCGCATTTTCCCGATGCTGCCTCATGGCTGGTCGATGAGGAACGACGCGCGGCCTTCGAGGGCAAGGTCGCGCATTTCGAGAGTTTCTATCATCTGACCTTGCTGTTCATTCCACCGCCGGATGCTCAGGCACGGGCTGAAAGCGCGTTTGTCGAGTCACATCACCTGGAGGGCGAACGAAACTGGCGCCAGGAATTCGCACAATTCCGCGGCGAAACGGATCGCGTCCTGGATCTTTTGTCAGGCCTTATGCCTGAAATCAGTGCTCTCGATGATGCGGAAACGTTGACCTATCTCCATGGCACGATCTCGCCGCATCGCCATCCGGTCGTCGTGCCGGAAACTCCGATGTATCTCGACGCCCTGCTGGTCGATGCACCGCTTACCGGCGGACTGGAGCCGATGCTGGGCGAACATCATCTGCGCACCCTGACTGTACTTGGGTTTCCGAACCTCACTCGACCTGGAATCCTCGATGCGCTCAACCACCAGGACTTCACCTATCGCTGGATGACCCGCTTTATTCCGCTCGACAAGGCGGAAGCCACGAAAGCCCTGACTCGGTTGCGGCGGCAGTGGTTTGCCAAGCGCAAGTCGATCGCCGCCATACTGCGCGAGGTCGTGACCAACGAACCGGTTCCTCTCGTAGACAGTGATGCGGACAACAAGGCGCTCGATGCGGACGCCGCCCTTCAGGCACTCGGCGGGGATCACGTCGGTTTCGGTTACCTCACCACGACCGTAACGGTGAAGGACAAGGATCATCACGCCGCTGCCGAAAAGCTGCGCGCGGTCGAACGCATCATCAATGGGTTGGGCTTCACCACCATCCGCGAAAGCGTCAATGCGGTCGAGGCATGGCTCGGCTCGCTGCCGGGTCATGTCTATGCCAATGTTCGCCAGCCGCTCATTCACACGTTGAACCTTGCCCATCTCATGCCGCTGTCGTCGGTGTGGGCGGGCCCGGCGACAAACGCGTATATCGCCAAGGTAACCGGACGATCTGCTCCTCCGCTTTTCGTTGCCGAAACCAGCGGTTCGACACCATTCCGGCTTTCCACCCATGTCGACGATGTCGGCCACATGCTGATCGTTGGCCCGACTGGCGCTGGCAAATCTGTCCTGCTTGCCCTAATCGCATTGCAGTTTCGTCGGTATGCCGATGCCCAAGTCTATGTTTTCGACAAAGGCAATTCGGCCCGAGCGGCAACGCTTGCCATGGGCGGGGGACATCATGCACTTGGCGCAGACGGCGCGCTTTCCTTCCAGCCGCTGCGCGACATTGGCGATCAAGCGGCGCGCAGTTGGGCAGCCGAATGGATCGCCAACCTCATAACGCATGAGAACGTCACCGCCACGCCGGAAGTGAAGGAAGCAATCTGGTCGGCGCTGACCAGCCTTACCACAGCGCCGGCACAGGAACGCACGCTGACCGGCCTTTCGCTCCTGCTTCAGTCCAATGCGCTGAAGTCTGCCCTATTGCCGTACACGCTCGATGGTCCTTTCGGGCGGCTGCTCGATGCCGACGATGATCGGCTGGCATTGTCGGATGTGCAGTGCTTCGAGACCGAAGAGCTTATGCATCAGCAAAGTGCTGTCCTGCCGGTGCTCACTTATCTCTTCCATCGCCTCGAAAAGCGGTTTGACGGTCGCCCAACGCTACTTATTCTCGATGAGGCCTGGGTCTATCTCGACAACCCTCTCTTTGCCGCTCGCATTCGCGAATGGCTGAAGGTTCTGCGAAAGAAGAACGTATCGGTCATCTTCGCTACGCAATCGCTTGCCGACATCTCTGGCTCGACGATTGCGCCTGCAATCATCGAGAGCTGCCCCCAGCGTATCTTCCTTCCCAATGACCGTGCCGTGGAACCGCAGGCGCGCACGGCCTATGAGCGCTTCGGTCTTAACGAACGCCAGATCGATTTGATCGCTCGCGCCACGCCGAAGCGTCACTACTACCTGCAATCGCGCCGCGGCAATCGCCTGATCGAGCTTGGCCTGGGGCCGATCGCTCTCGCGCTTTGCGGCGCCTCCGATCCGGCTAGCCAGGCCCTGATCGACGGCATCCTGTCCGAGCATGGCCGAGAGGGCTTCGCCTCCCGCTTCCTGAACGCACGCGGTCTCGATTGGGCCGCCGAGCTTCTTCGCCAGTTCCCTCAACCAGACAAGGAGCAATCGCCATGA
- the trbG gene encoding P-type conjugative transfer protein TrbG gives MTNRHSSLSALLVLSTSAAVLSACASKPVPPPQISYDPTDFKPAAIEKAPEKPVKIVEVPKPLPLPGQLQPEPGKVAEDKRSPEERVADANKAATQQPSKFGYVNAVQVYPFADGALYQLYAAPERVSDIALQPGEKLTAVSAGDTVRWVIGDTVSGTGGNQRTHVLVKPFAAGLTTNLVITTERRTYHLQLQSTEKTAMAAISWTYSEDQIIALRQRNARAEAALPVASNVALENIRFRYAITGDTPPWRPARAFDDGSKVYIEFPRRIDQGEAPPLFIVGPDGGNQLVNYRVRGNYYIVDRLFAAAELRLGNKQQEVVRIARTDGRQLSPRLPLFARSSR, from the coding sequence ATGACAAATAGACATTCATCGCTCTCTGCGCTGCTCGTACTGTCGACCTCGGCCGCGGTTCTTTCGGCCTGCGCGTCTAAGCCGGTGCCGCCGCCTCAAATCTCTTATGACCCGACAGACTTCAAACCCGCGGCCATCGAGAAGGCGCCGGAAAAACCGGTCAAGATAGTCGAAGTGCCGAAGCCATTGCCGCTTCCGGGGCAGTTGCAGCCCGAGCCCGGCAAAGTCGCCGAAGACAAACGCTCGCCTGAAGAACGGGTCGCCGATGCCAACAAGGCTGCGACACAGCAGCCCAGCAAATTTGGCTACGTCAATGCGGTGCAGGTCTACCCCTTCGCCGACGGCGCACTCTACCAGCTCTACGCCGCCCCAGAACGCGTAAGCGATATCGCACTGCAACCGGGCGAGAAACTGACAGCTGTGTCGGCCGGCGACACCGTGCGGTGGGTTATCGGCGATACGGTCAGTGGCACCGGTGGGAACCAACGGACCCACGTGCTGGTGAAACCCTTTGCTGCCGGGCTTACCACCAATCTGGTGATCACCACGGAACGGCGAACGTATCACCTGCAACTCCAAAGCACCGAAAAGACCGCCATGGCTGCAATCTCCTGGACTTACAGCGAGGACCAGATCATCGCGTTGCGCCAGCGCAATGCTCGAGCTGAAGCCGCCCTGCCAGTGGCATCGAATGTCGCGCTGGAAAACATCCGCTTCCGCTACGCGATTACTGGCGATACGCCGCCCTGGCGACCGGCACGTGCCTTCGATGACGGCAGCAAGGTCTATATCGAATTTCCGCGCCGCATCGATCAGGGTGAAGCGCCACCGCTCTTCATCGTCGGACCGGATGGCGGAAACCAACTGGTCAACTACCGTGTTCGTGGCAACTACTACATCGTGGATCGGCTTTTTGCCGCCGCCGAACTGCGCCTTGGAAACAAACAGCAGGAGGTGGTGCGCATCGCCAGGACCGACGGCAGGCAGCTGTCGCCACGCCTGCCTCTTTTTGCGCGTTCCAGCCGGTGA
- a CDS encoding VirB3 family type IV secretion system protein, whose product MVSGEQHIEGFEVPVHRALTEPILLGGAPRAVAILNGTVTAAIGFGLQQWIAGLVLWIAGHSLTVFAARRDPDFASVLVRHLRQKGWLAC is encoded by the coding sequence ATGGTTTCCGGAGAGCAGCATATCGAGGGCTTCGAGGTTCCCGTTCACCGGGCATTGACCGAACCGATCCTGCTGGGTGGCGCACCACGTGCCGTGGCGATCCTCAACGGCACCGTGACCGCCGCCATCGGCTTCGGTCTGCAGCAATGGATCGCCGGTCTGGTGCTCTGGATTGCTGGCCATTCGCTGACGGTCTTTGCCGCAAGACGCGATCCGGATTTCGCCAGCGTGCTTGTCCGCCACCTTCGCCAGAAAGGATGGCTGGCATGCTGA
- the trbL gene encoding P-type conjugative transfer protein TrbL: protein MNDLGVIDRFLQTFIRYIDSGFGLLSGDVAFLTTILIGIDITLAGLAWAFGGEPNIFGRLMRKVLYVGAFAYILNNFKNLADIIYRSFAGLGINASSGNLSAASLLRPGRIAATGFEGAWPLLDQASQLLGFPEIFGNALTIFVLLVAWFLVIIAFFILSIQLFITILEFKLTTLAGFVLVPFALWSRSAFLAERVLGNVISSGIKVMVLAIIVGIGSTMFGEFASALQGKEPDLAAAMSQVLGALALLGLGIFGPGIASGLVSGAPQLGAGAALGTGVAAAGASLVAGGAALAGIRMATGSGLAAIRAGTTMGSAASSAWQMGQATSPGTGLSGVAAGIHGVTSAAGGAARQAAKSAAGKFGRSVDAGREAAWTATGGKPVTSMAESTDAAAGDAAPAWARRLRSEQTARAHRHAAIQAVRDGDRAGGSANPSLNDKED, encoded by the coding sequence ATGAACGATCTTGGGGTCATTGATCGCTTCCTGCAGACCTTCATCCGCTATATCGACAGCGGGTTCGGCCTGCTTTCTGGCGACGTCGCCTTTCTCACCACCATCCTGATCGGGATCGACATTACGTTGGCGGGTCTGGCCTGGGCGTTCGGCGGGGAGCCCAATATCTTCGGCCGGCTCATGCGCAAGGTGCTCTATGTCGGCGCCTTCGCGTACATCCTGAACAATTTCAAAAACCTCGCCGATATCATCTATCGATCCTTTGCCGGTCTTGGCATCAACGCGTCCTCCGGAAATCTCTCCGCCGCCAGTCTCCTGCGGCCCGGCCGCATTGCCGCAACGGGTTTCGAAGGCGCCTGGCCACTGCTCGATCAGGCAAGCCAGCTTCTGGGCTTCCCCGAAATCTTCGGCAACGCGCTGACCATCTTCGTGCTGCTGGTGGCCTGGTTTTTGGTCATCATCGCCTTCTTCATCCTTTCCATCCAGCTCTTCATCACCATCCTGGAATTCAAGCTCACCACGCTGGCGGGTTTTGTCCTTGTTCCCTTTGCGCTGTGGAGCCGTTCGGCGTTTCTGGCCGAGCGCGTGCTCGGCAATGTGATCTCGTCAGGTATCAAGGTGATGGTACTCGCCATCATCGTCGGGATCGGTTCCACGATGTTCGGCGAGTTCGCTTCCGCGCTGCAAGGCAAGGAGCCGGATCTGGCCGCAGCCATGTCCCAGGTCCTTGGCGCGCTGGCGCTGCTTGGGCTCGGCATCTTCGGGCCCGGGATTGCGTCGGGTCTGGTTTCGGGTGCGCCACAGCTCGGCGCGGGCGCCGCACTCGGAACCGGTGTGGCGGCGGCTGGCGCATCGCTTGTTGCCGGCGGTGCCGCGCTTGCCGGCATACGCATGGCGACCGGCAGCGGTCTCGCTGCAATCCGCGCCGGCACAACCATGGGGTCGGCTGCTTCTTCTGCGTGGCAGATGGGTCAGGCGACCTCTCCCGGCACCGGCCTATCTGGCGTCGCCGCTGGAATACATGGCGTGACCAGTGCCGCTGGTGGTGCTGCGAGGCAGGCAGCGAAATCCGCGGCTGGAAAATTCGGACGCAGCGTCGATGCAGGACGCGAAGCTGCGTGGACGGCAACCGGCGGTAAGCCGGTCACCTCAATGGCCGAAAGCACGGACGCTGCTGCCGGCGATGCGGCCCCGGCCTGGGCAAGACGCCTGCGTTCAGAACAGACCGCCCGTGCTCATCGCCATGCCGCCATTCAAGCCGTCCGCGACGGTGACAGGGCAGGCGGCAGCGCCAATCCGTCTCTCAACGACAAGGAAGACTAG
- a CDS encoding tyrosine-type recombinase/integrase translates to MWHATWFDSSSRQTKRVSLGTADLREAQILLAEFVAKKARVQSSEPADTPLAEVLLRYWHGHVCKLDSQGRLVRIASHDQAKHALALWNEFWGGATVAELRIDRQEAFVIWLKDRGYKNAYVSRVLSVGRAAINRAWKRQEIKSAPFIIDEPDRSDQKERYRLTLDEMRQLLTTARKWPHLHTFCMIALNTLARPDAVLDLSPRQVDLEMRRIELNPPGRKQTKKRRPVVPITETLLPYVKALDVERFVHWHGKPIASIKKVFATMVKEAGLPKEVTPYSLRHTMAAELRRRGVPAWEVQGLLGHKAAGTTEIYAKFDPDYMARGSQAIDDYFIELRSILERRGANSAKSNWICVPPALHPAEIRLPVDLKNFSTSSGWMVGVTGIEPVTPTMST, encoded by the coding sequence ATGTGGCATGCGACCTGGTTCGACTCCTCTTCCCGACAAACAAAGCGCGTTTCTCTCGGCACAGCAGACCTTCGGGAAGCCCAAATCCTCCTAGCGGAGTTTGTCGCCAAAAAAGCTCGCGTTCAGAGCTCGGAGCCGGCCGATACGCCGCTCGCTGAGGTGCTGCTGCGCTATTGGCACGGACATGTCTGCAAGCTCGATAGCCAAGGACGTCTTGTTCGTATCGCCAGTCATGACCAGGCGAAACATGCACTTGCCCTTTGGAATGAATTTTGGGGTGGAGCGACCGTCGCTGAGCTGAGAATCGACAGGCAGGAGGCGTTCGTCATTTGGCTGAAAGACCGCGGGTACAAGAACGCCTACGTTTCTCGGGTTCTTTCTGTCGGCCGGGCTGCAATCAATCGTGCCTGGAAGCGGCAAGAAATCAAATCAGCTCCCTTCATTATCGACGAGCCTGATCGAAGCGACCAGAAGGAGCGTTACCGCCTCACCCTCGACGAAATGCGACAGCTGCTGACGACGGCGAGGAAATGGCCCCATTTGCATACTTTCTGCATGATTGCCCTCAACACGCTTGCTCGGCCTGATGCGGTTCTCGATCTCTCGCCGAGACAAGTCGATTTGGAAATGCGGCGGATCGAACTAAACCCACCCGGACGAAAGCAGACCAAGAAAAGGCGACCCGTTGTTCCAATCACGGAAACCCTGCTGCCCTATGTGAAGGCTCTGGACGTGGAACGCTTCGTCCATTGGCACGGAAAACCGATTGCCAGCATAAAGAAGGTCTTCGCAACTATGGTGAAGGAGGCGGGTCTACCCAAGGAGGTCACCCCTTACAGCCTGCGTCACACAATGGCGGCGGAGCTTCGTCGACGTGGTGTGCCGGCGTGGGAGGTCCAGGGGCTGCTCGGCCACAAAGCGGCTGGTACCACGGAGATTTATGCCAAATTCGACCCGGATTACATGGCCAGAGGCAGCCAGGCCATCGACGATTATTTTATCGAGTTGAGATCGATTCTAGAGCGTCGGGGCGCCAATTCAGCCAAATCGAATTGGATTTGCGTGCCACCTGCGTTGCACCCGGCAGAAATTCGCCTGCCGGTGGATCTGAAAAACTTTTCAACATCAAGTGGGTGGATGGTGGGCGTGACAGGGATTGAACCTGTGACCCCTACGATGTCAACGTAG
- the trbB gene encoding P-type conjugative transfer ATPase TrbB has product MSAHPEADLRRRSMLRTAMGLAITEALADPLVIEVMVNPDGALRLDRLGEGRVDTGVSVHPSEAERIIRLVASHIRAETHRDNPIVSAELPSGERFEGLLPPVVTAPCFAIRKPAQKLYSLADYVADKIMLPVQAEALKKAVIERRNILVAGGTSSGKTTLANALLAEVARRDERVILIEDTRELQCAAKDCVALRTRRGSVTLADLVRSTLRLRPDRIIVGEVRGAEALDMLKAWNTGHPGGIATVHANSVRSALYRIEQLAQEAVVTVPRRLIADAVDLIVFIAGRGSARRIDGIAEVSGLDGNGDYAVTELTHSQLQQL; this is encoded by the coding sequence ATGAGCGCCCATCCCGAAGCCGACCTTCGCCGGCGTTCCATGCTGCGCACCGCCATGGGGCTGGCGATCACCGAAGCCCTTGCCGATCCATTGGTCATCGAGGTGATGGTCAATCCCGACGGCGCTCTGCGGCTGGACAGGCTGGGAGAGGGGCGGGTCGATACCGGCGTCAGCGTGCATCCCTCCGAGGCGGAACGCATCATTCGCCTGGTTGCTTCCCACATCCGTGCGGAGACACATCGGGATAACCCCATAGTCAGTGCCGAACTGCCGTCTGGCGAGCGCTTCGAAGGCCTGCTGCCGCCTGTCGTCACGGCGCCATGTTTTGCCATCCGCAAGCCCGCGCAAAAGCTCTATTCGCTAGCCGATTACGTGGCGGACAAGATCATGCTGCCAGTGCAGGCCGAAGCGCTGAAGAAGGCGGTCATCGAGCGGCGCAACATCCTGGTTGCAGGCGGCACGTCGTCGGGAAAGACAACACTAGCCAATGCCCTGCTTGCGGAAGTCGCCCGACGCGATGAGCGGGTGATCCTGATCGAGGATACGCGCGAACTGCAATGTGCCGCGAAGGACTGCGTTGCGTTACGCACGAGAAGGGGCTCGGTCACGCTTGCCGATCTCGTGCGTTCGACGCTTCGGCTCAGACCCGACCGCATCATTGTCGGCGAGGTCAGGGGCGCTGAAGCGCTCGATATGCTGAAGGCGTGGAATACGGGGCACCCCGGCGGCATCGCCACCGTCCACGCCAATTCCGTGCGCTCCGCCCTCTACCGCATCGAGCAACTTGCCCAAGAGGCCGTGGTCACGGTGCCGCGCCGCCTCATTGCAGATGCCGTCGATCTGATCGTCTTTATCGCCGGTCGCGGTTCCGCGCGCCGCATCGATGGGATCGCCGAGGTCTCCGGCCTCGATGGCAATGGCGACTACGCCGTCACCGAGCTCACACATTCGCAACTCCAGCAGCTTTGA
- the trbF gene encoding conjugal transfer protein TrbF — MLFKRPVQRYGRTPQPVTPYQKAAQLWDERIGSSRVQARNWRLMAVGCLALSTGLSGGLLWQSMQSRVVPYVIEVDRLGEVRAVAPAIQDYVPDDAQIAWHLGRFIQNVRSVSTDPVLVRQNWLAAYDFATDRAALFLNEYAKANDPFGQIGTRSVSVQVTSVVRASDSSFQVKWTEQVFERGSLVSTTRWTGILAIVIRSPRNTDQLRKNPLGVFINAIAWSRELDSAAPQAVSPKEPTNDK, encoded by the coding sequence ATGCTCTTCAAACGCCCCGTTCAACGCTACGGCAGGACACCGCAACCGGTCACGCCGTACCAGAAAGCCGCCCAGCTTTGGGACGAGCGTATCGGCTCCTCTCGGGTGCAGGCCAGAAATTGGCGGCTCATGGCGGTCGGTTGCCTGGCTTTGTCGACCGGGCTTTCTGGCGGACTTTTATGGCAGTCGATGCAAAGCCGCGTCGTGCCGTATGTCATCGAGGTTGACCGTTTGGGTGAGGTGCGCGCTGTAGCGCCCGCCATCCAGGATTATGTCCCGGACGATGCCCAGATCGCCTGGCATCTCGGCCGCTTCATCCAGAACGTTCGCTCCGTATCCACAGATCCGGTGCTGGTTCGGCAAAATTGGCTGGCGGCCTATGATTTCGCCACCGATCGAGCCGCCCTTTTCCTGAACGAATACGCCAAGGCGAATGATCCTTTCGGTCAGATCGGCACCCGCAGCGTATCCGTGCAGGTGACCAGCGTGGTGAGGGCTTCCGACAGCTCCTTCCAGGTCAAATGGACGGAGCAGGTTTTCGAGCGCGGCAGCCTTGTCAGCACGACTCGCTGGACCGGGATCCTGGCCATCGTAATCCGGTCACCGCGGAATACGGATCAACTGCGCAAGAACCCGCTCGGCGTGTTCATCAATGCCATCGCCTGGTCGCGTGAGCTCGACAGCGCCGCGCCGCAAGCCGTTTCTCCCAAGGAGCCCACTAATGACAAATAG